GCCTTACGAGGAAAGAGGCTGCCTCCTTGCGAGTAACCTCACTGACCTCCATTGTGCCTCCCTCCATTCAGTCCTATGGTGGAGGAGGTGGTGCCTCCTCATCCTTCCGGATTAGCTGCAGCTGCAATCCTTCTCCATCCTGGGCTTCTGGCTGGGTCTGTGTGTGAATCCTCCAGTTGCAgctgcgtctctctctctctcccccctttcctcTCCAGCCAGGTGCTCATCCGCTTGTTCCTCTGAAGGAACTCCAGCCCTTCGATTCCTGGCTTGGTGGCCTCGGCATCTTCTAGATGTTCCTCTAGGCTCCCCTCTGAAGTCTCCAGGGTTGGCTCTTCCACGTTGTCTGAACTGGCATCTGGAGAAGCCCTCAGAGGtgttttctctccttcccttagcTCTGTCTTCTGCCCACAGCAACCCTGTACGGAAGGAAGCAACCAAAGAAGAGAAAGGTTTGCACTGCCCCTCCATACAAACAGGAAGGAGTCATCCAGTGTTCCCTTCCTCTTGTCTCTCTTATACTGCCAGCTCATCATCACCAAGAAGCCTTTATCCTAGATGGCCTCCCCCTGTTTTTGCAGCtcaccatctctttctccccctccccttcctggaCAGAAACCCCCCATTTTCCCAGAGTGCCCCCTTTCCTGCCCCCAGCCCCTTTCCTGTCTCAGTCTCCTTCCTCGGGGCTGGAGGGCCAGAGAAGCTGAGCTTTGACTGATTTTCCCTTGAACATTCATTGATCAGAGGGTCCCCAAGAAGAGGGGCTGAGCTCCAGAGGAGCCTCAGACATCCCACCATCCGTCCGTGGCTGCCTTGGAAAGACTTTCAGgatgaattttccaccccaacAATCCTGAAGATGCTGGttctcagcaggggtgaaatccagcaggttccgacaggttctaaaatttccagtagtggaaattttgaatagtttggagaaccagcaaataccatctctggctgtccccagagtggggtgggaatagagattttgcagtatccttccctgccacacccaccaagccacacctaccaagccacaccacacccacagaaccggtagtaaaaaaaaatggatttcacgacTGGTTCTTAGGTATTCTCCAAGCCCCAAGTTTTGTCTCTTAAGTAGACTTCAGCAACAGTGAGGGCTCACCTCTGGTGTCGTTTTGGATGGGAGCATCGCCGCTGATTGAATCTCGTCTTCAGTGCCATAagtagaggaagaagaaattttttCTAAAGGAAGGTCATCAAGGTGAGTTTTCACTGCCTGATGGAGTTTCTTCCTGTAGATCAGCCCGCAGACTGATGGACGGCAAAGAGAGAAGTTTATTTCTCGGGCAGCAGCTCCTGCCTGAGATGGATTTAAGCTGAAGATCCCAAAAGGCCCAGGTGGTAAAACTGGCTGGATTATAACTCAGCATCTTGATTTGCTTATTATGGATGAAAGGCAAAATGGTTGGCTGTAGAGGTGCTGACCATGGGGAAGTGGAAGGGACATTCCTGGGGGTATTAAGAAATAATCGAGTTGAAACTGTCCATGCTCCTATTAGAGTACTGACTTTTACTCAATGATGCTACACCTCTGGGAATTCTGTCATCGGTACAAGACAGATGATGCTCCCCCATGTGTGTTTTGATTTATACTCCAAAACCCCAATCCTGACCTTTCCTGATAGGACCATGGCCACCATCAATTACTTTTAAGCAAGGATGTTAGACTTCTGGGAATTGGTACAAGACAGATGGTATTCCCCATATATTCCAGACATGGTAGTTCTTAATCCAACTCTCACAACATTTGTTTTGATTTCTACTCCAAAACCCCAGTCCCAACCCAGCAAGATCACAGTACCAGCAATCctggctgatcttgaaaagctaagcaaGGCCTGACTGGCTTAGCACGTCCATCTGAGACTGGCAAGCAAGCAAGACCAATTGCAAGCAAGTCAGAAGGCCCATCCTAGAGGAGAGAAATGGCAAAGCACTTCCGCTTTGTTGCTGAGAAAATGACCTGGATGTATTGAGCCACACCTGGTGAAGCTCAATGGAGAAAACACTTCCTACATCTCACATCTCTTGTTCTGAGCCAAGCAAGCAGAAGCTCCTTCCAACGCTGGACCTTCCCCTCTGTTCTTCTCTGTCCCCCCAGTATGATTGCAAGCAGGGGCAGATAACATGGGTTACCTCCCTCCATTACCCACACCTTCCACCAGAGTTTCCCTGAAGGTCCCTCTAGCCAGGTGAGAAGGCATTGGGATCATCTTCAGGGCAAAAATAGGTTTTTTTCTGGCACgttggagatttatttattataataataataatatcagagttggaagggaccttggaggccttctagtccaatcccctacccaggcaggaaaccctacaccattacagacaaatggctatccaacattttcttaaaaatttccagtgttggagcatttacaacttctgcaggcaagttgttccactgattaattgttctgtcaggaaatttctccttagttctaagttgcatttctccttgattagtttccacccattggttcttgttctaccctcaggtgctttggagaatagcttgactccctcttctttgtggcaacccctgagatattggaaccctgctatcatgtctcccctagtccttcttttcattaaactagacatacccagttcctgcaatcgttcttcatatgttttagcctccagtcccctaatcatctttgttgctcttctctgcactctttctagaatctcaacatcttttttacatcgtggcgaccaaaactgaatgcagtattccaagtgtggccttaccaaggcattatgaagtggcactaacacttcacgtgatcttgattctatccctctgtttatgcagctcagaactgtgttggcttttttggcagctgctgcacccggctggctcatatctaaatggttgtccactaggactccaagatccctctcacatttaTTGGGCTTTTCTTTGATTCTTGAGCTCCTGATATTTGCTCCTCTGAAGAAAGTCCAGGGAGGCCAAAGAGGCTCCCTCCCAAACCTCAGCAAGGTTGAACATTTACAGGAAGTGGAGAAATGGCTGCgtagtttcttctttctttctagctCTCATTCCAAATGACAATTGTGGGCAGGGGCCTTGTGGAGATCCTGGCTGCAAACGCCAGAGATAAAACACTTACGGATCTGGCAGAGAAACGGAGCTCCTAGGATGAAGATAATCACAGCTGCCACACCACCATATAACACTGTATCTAAAGAAAGAGAAACATGGTTCTGATTAGATATTTCCTGATTTCCTTGACATGGAGATGCTGAGCCATGGAAGCCTTTCCCAACCTGAACTGGCCTCCAGGCAGCATCTCCCCCTGAAAGAAGCCTCCCTCCCTTCTGAGGCTGAAGAGGGTAGAATAAATGGCCTTGAAGGGCAGAAGGAAGATCTACAACCAAGGCAACAGTCGGATAAATGGTGGTCCAGCCTGAGCCACGAAATCAGCTTAAGTACATGTGTCCCACAGATCCCTTCTCTGTTTACATAATGATAAATGGAGGAAGGTTGAGGCATGTCCAGACTACAATAGTTGCAGTCGCATAGTTTTGTTAGAAGAGTAGTACCGAAGTAGCTGACATTGCTTTCTGTCTTGCTGGGCTGACAAGGATCCAGCCTCCCCTGCTGAAAGGGGCATTGAATGACTTGGTATAAGCCGTCCCATCAGATAATTCTTCCAGCAAGCAAAACAATCTTTCATATCACATCTCCCATATCTCCTTTGtctatatattgtattgtatcacATTTTCATACCTTGCTCTTAAGTTCCAACTCTCCTGTCAAAAATTACTACCATCACTAAATGCAGGATATTTTCTTGTATGTCACCCATCTCatcaagaggtgacatattgcaaATGCTGAGCCTCTCACCTGTTTTCTCTTCCCATGCCAAGACCAGGGGCTCCTGCAAGCCCTCGTGCTCCAGGTGACACCGAAAACGGTCCCTCTCCTTGGGGTTGATCTCAATGCTGAGCCAGACGTAATAGGTCCCGTCTGAGTTGGGGGCCACATTCCTATGGAGGGTCCCATACTCGCAGACTTTTCTGTTCTTCATCCAAGTGGCCAGGATCTCCTTGGGGTAGAAGCCAAAGGCCTGGCATGTGAGGACCTCCAGGCTGTCATCCACCACCTTGCGAGTCAATTTCCCCACCGGAGGCTCTGCAGAAACAGCAACAACAGCTGAGTTCCCAGGATTTCAAGAGTTTCTGTCAAGGTGATTTAATAAGTGGGAAACCTCATTTGGCCatcctctcccactccctctcctctcctgaaCCTGTGGGACCCTCAAAAATGGGATAATTGAACTCTTTAGATTCATTTGTGAAAGGGACACATCAACTTTGGGGTAATATTCTCATTCGGaccaaaataattttaatgctTGGGCTTTGGAACTGGATCTCAGCCATGATATCTTGCTGGTTtggggtttggtttggtttggttttccttttcctttctccttccccttcccccatccctttcctcccctcccctttcaattcaatttcctttccttttttttgaagaacttattttggggtgggtggggcttggatATTATTTTTCCTACTGTGTTTTGATAAATGTCCCTAGTTCATTCTGGTAAATCCCCAATTCTATTTCTGCCTGGCATGTGAAAGGTGGCTTGGCTGTGCAGGGCAGAAAACATGAGAAGGAAACAGAGAGGGGGCCTAGAAAAAAACTGCACAATATGGAGCCCATATTGTGTAtaataagtataattttaattgtaattttaaatgggttttatgtcgttttagttgatctggccattaaatatttggttttaattcgtttttaaaattgttatttgtatttggtgttttaatatggctgtaaaccgccctgagtccttcgggagaagggcggtatagaaattaaattataaataaataaaaataaataaaataaatttggccACTCACCTGTCTTCTTCAGAGCCTCCTTCTGGTAGGACATGTTTGTCTGCAGCCACTCAATGCAGATCTTCTCCAGGAAGTCTTTAATTTTCTGGGACCAGCGTGGAGCCTTCTCCCAATCCTCCTTGACCTTCTGTGCCTGGGATTGAGATACCACCCATCTGAGGGTCTCTTTATCAAAGCTGATGATGTCCATCCCATCGTAGCCATAGTGCAAAAATCCTCTTTTGCTCCCATCTTCCTTGAGCTCACAGCCCACAATCACCTGCCAGGTGTGAAGCCCTGAAATACACAAAGAGGGGTGAGAATACTCCAGAGTTCCTCTCCCTAGAGACTCCCCACAAAGGATTGTAGTgttttctcccccctttcccatcggggggaggggggaaacggaTCTtgtctcccctctttctttcaatGGTGGGAGGTCTTTTCTGTGATCTGCGGCTACACTTGGTCCTTTTGATGTGGGGATAGAAGATCATGAAGATCATGTGAGAGGAGACCTTGGGGAGGGGAGGCAGTTTTCTTTCCTTTGCAGGAAAGGATCGCTCATCATAATGCTCCTCACAGGTGGTCAAAGGTAGAAACAATATTTTCCCTTCCTGGGATGGGACTCATCTCAAACCCCCCAAGATCCTAGCCTCCCACTTTCTAGTCTTTGCCTGCTTGCCTCTTTTCCCAATAACCAAAGTGACAAGTTGTGGGAAAGTGAGATTTGTGGGAGAATTCAGGACTTGGAAGCAGTTCTGCCTTTGCTTACCTCCATTCTGGTTGTTGCGTGCTGATAACCACTCCAGGTCACCTCTGAACATCCTCTCAGGTATCTTcaccttcatctcctcctccttcatccagGGCACCAGAGGAACTGTCTTCTTGTTGAGGAAGTCATATCGAGCAATGGGAATATCATTCAGGTGGATCACGGAGAGGAACTGGGGCAGCCCCTGGCTGGACTCTGATACCTTCAGGTAGGAATAGTACAAAGAGCCTGAAAGGAGAAGAAGGTGAAGGACAGAATTAGGAGGGTCTGAAGATCCAGCTCCTTCCTCAATGCTGTCATGAAAAGCAGCTCTCAAACAGAAGACCAACCGtctgctctatttatttatttattaatttatttattaaatttttataccgcccttctcccgaaggactcagggcggtgtacagccaaaataaaacaagaatgtatacaatttaaaacaacaattaaaaagagcaaattttaaaggctgattattaaaatttaaattaagaagttaaaaaatattaaaaaacccaattaaaataaaatacatccctaattatgccagtcccgctttaatgaataaatatgttttgagctcacgacggaaggtccgaagatcaggcacttgacgcaggccggggggaagttcgttccagagcatcactgcccccacagagaaggccctactcctgggggccgccagccgacattgtttggcggacggcaccctgaggagaccctctctgtgcgagcgtacgggtcggtgggaggcaaagggtaacagcaggcggtctcgtaagtacccgggtcctaagccatggagcgctttaaagatagttaccaaaatcttgaagcgcacccgaaagaccacaggaagccagtgcaagctacggagcagcgatgtcacgtgggagccacgagcggctccgttaccactcgcgcagcggCATTCTGGCCTAActccagcctccgggtgcacctcaagggcagccccatgtagagagcattgcaataatccagcctagacgtaaccagagcgtgagtgaccgtgcataaggcatcccgatcaaggaagggcgcaactggcgaaccaggcgaacctggtaaaggccctcctggcggcggccgccaggtgttcatcaaaagacagccgtccatccaggaggacgcccaagttgcgaaccacctcctttggggccactaactgccccaacagtcagctgcggatgcagctgactgtaccgggatgccgcatccacagcctctccgtcttggaggattgagcttgagtctgtttctccccatccagacccgtacagcttccaggcaccgggacagcacttgaccgcttcgttggggtggtccggggtggagaagtacagctgagtatcatcagcgtacagatgataactcaccccgaaaccactgatgacctcacccagcggcttcatatagatgttgaacagggtaggcgagagaatcgacccgaggcaccccacaagtgaggcgcctcgaggacgatctctgcccccgtcaacaccgtctgcgaccggtcagagagataggaggagaaccaccgatacacggtgccccccactcccaatccctccaaccggcgcagcaggataccatggtcgatggtatcgaaagccgctgagagatctaataggaccaaggcagaggagcaacccctgtccctggccctccagaggtcatccaccaacgcgaccaaagccgtctccgtgctataaccgggtcggaagccggactggaacgggtccagatagacagtttcctccaggtgccgggggagctgccatgcaaccacactctctacaaccttcgccacaaagcgaaggttggagactggacgataattacccaaaatagctgggtccagggaaggcttcttgaggagaggtctcaccactgcctccttcaaggcggcggggaaaaccccttccatcaaagaagcatttataatcccctggagccagctctACTTTGGATGATCTCAGTCACCCTGGAAAGTGGCCAAAGGAGACCCTAGCAACTCTTGGTTGACTTTGGAGATGACCACATCaggtaaggcaggggtgaaatgtaaatttttttactaccggttctgtgggcatggcttgggggggtaatatgactgggtgggcatggccaacttttttgtttttacttttaaaagcatttttttacagcctcttcggtcgaagagcttgtagaaaaaatgctttgaaagggttctgacaatcctagctgagccgtgcgatcatcagagtctgatgatcgcacggctcagctgggcatgcggggcagggaagggaggggggcaaggatttttgctaccagttctccaaacctcccgctgccatcgctactggattggatgatccggtccgaaccgggagcattttacccctgaggtGAGAGGACCCTCAGGGCCCTCACAACTGCTTCTGGGCCTGATCCCCATTGGACCCTACATGCCCATGGCCTGAAGGACAGCAGGACAGGAGCTGCTTGGAGTTTCTCCTGAGTATGGAGACGTCCTGCTCCTGGAAGCTCCACCACACCTAGAAGTGGTTATCCTTGGTCACAGTCCTTCAAGGGAGATTTTTCTGATCAGAagctggaagggagggaggctcaGCCTTTGTCCTGGTAAGAGTGGGGAGTTTTCAAAGGAGGAGAACAGAACTCTGAACTTTCTATTTTGACTGTCACTCCTTGCTCAAAAATTCACTCAGAATTGCAAACTTCTAGAAAATGGCATGTTGAATTGtgggtgtgatttttttttcttctgccgacaATCAGATGACTTTGCTGCCAAAGCCAGTTCCTTGGCAGCACCTTCCCCGAGTTTTGAACGGGAGCAACTAGGAATAATCCACACTGACCTTTGGATGGCTGTTGTATCTGTCTGGGAAGAGAATCCACACTGACCTTTGGATGGCTGTTGTATCTGTCTGGGAAGAGAATCCGCAGAATTGCAATTCTCAGTAAGAGCAGTCAATGCAGACCGGTTTCCATCTTTTCCTGTCACTGTTTGTAGTTTTAACatcacatgttgttgttgttttaatttactttttcaaTTGTTAATAGTCTGGCTGCAGGCTGAGGCCGTCTTACACTCACTTGTTGAATCACAATTGCGaactttcattcttttattttggaCTTAAAAATACTTTCGCTTGTGCTACAAGGAAGCCAACAGCAGgagtgttgttttttcccccttttgtagTGATAGTGACTGGATCTGACTTATACTGGATTCTTATTGTaagaattttgtattttattagtttttaaaacCACTCTGATGTTTCATTTTGCTTTTGCACATATCTCTGGTTTTTTACTTCAAAAGATGGgaactttcccttttttcttcctctctctctctctattgtgGGGCCTTTTAACTCAGCTTCTTCTGTTAGAGAACAGTTTCTCTTTGCCCTTGAGaaagaattaccgtatttttcagagtgtaagatgcacctttccccccccccaaaaagggtgaaaatctggtctccgaatgtagccccgcccagccttgcaaacggagatttcagaggctgaaagaagcttcagaaaaaaagcctccaaacagagcttcagaaaaaaaagtctctgaaagacttttatctaaaataatatggcaagcaacaaaagaagaatcagtaaaggttctaaccaaactatgctaacaaatctggagaatgacacaATAACCAACAGGTTAGAAGAGGTTAATCTGTATATCAATACCAAAGAAAGAAGATTGAACAGAGTACAGATAgcccttcaggaaaaaaaagcctccaaattgttttggaggctttcagaggcagaaaaaaaagttttttttttctgaaacagagtttcagaagtttcagaggcagaaaaaaaagcaaggcacagagctcacaaccaacaaacctgatggtaaaatttacctctgggaatagctgattgggggtattccaggaggccgatctacctgccaatcagcttctttcttattttcctccccaaaaactcacCTCCCTCACCTTTTACTATTTGCCGGAAAGTTAACAAGAGAGTTGAAGGCCTGAACGCTACCCAGAGAGGCAACCTTTCCAAACAAGGGCAAAATTTGCTGATCAGGGGGGAGCTGGATGGAAGGGTCtgaccccttgcccaggcaggagaagAAAACAGGGCTAAAGTCTGAAACGTCTCTTTTCCCATTTACTCTCTGTTCTCGCAGAAATacaggttaagtacttaggggtttatattacgtcatcaaatgtgaaattgtataagaataactatgaggttttatggcaaaaagttcagaaggagttgattgtttggaaaaaattgcaattatctttgctggggagaattgctgctattaaaatgaatgttttacctagatttttattcctctttcagatgataccaataattaagaaagataagaatcttgaggaatggcagaagggaattaacaaatttatatgggaaggtaaaaaagctagggttaaaatgaaaataattcaagattctcgggaaaggggaggtttaaaaatgcctaattttaaattatattatgaagcagctgctctctctgcaataagtgattggtttaatttaacagaggacagaattttgaatatagaaggttatgatttgttatatggatggcatgcatatttaatttatgacaaaaaagtggataaggcctttaaaaatcatgtgctaagaaatgcccttcatgtgtttggaaaaatactcttataaactaaattataaggttcctatatgggcatgtcctagacatacagtagaaaatataaacatagaacagaagcaggaaatgattacatataaagatcttttgtatactgaaagaggtaatttgcagttaaaatctctgcaagtattaagagaggaagggaaaaattatacttggtttcaatatgagcaattacgtgctagatggaagggagatcagaaaattggtatagagcagaacgagggaaatttggtaaagcaaattagaaatcagtctcaggagcatataaagagattgtataatgtgttacttgaaatagattctgaaagggacttggtaaaggactgtatgataaagtgggcacaaaattttcaggagccaatattattggaaacgtgggaaagaatttgggttagaaatgttaaattcacgaggcacagaatctgaggaaaattttataaaatgttttatagatggcatctagatcctaaaaattatcgtgtatgtatccagaaatgcaagcaaaatgttggagatgtaattgtgatgacgctacatattttcacatttggtggacttgtaaggacataaaggccttttggataaaaatttggtggattttacaaaatgttctgaaaagaagataaagttcctgccgcaatttttcttgttgggaattattacggattgtacagtaattgagactaaattgattttaaatctaataactgcagcaagattactaataggacaatattggaagaaaaagaagtaccaacaatacaagaatggatattgaaagttgccaatttggctgagatggcgaagatatcagccttttgaaagacaatacaagaaagatacttaaaggaatggaaaaatggattgactatattcaacgtagatatcagactaagagttatcagactgttttgaatgattatgatgtattatgtttgattgctttggggaagttaggaattgatgattgtagggtataattaagttgggacgaaaatttttagcatatgtttgttttacttttaactataccttgtgcttgttccgggaagtcggggaggttgcgaagggagggaggag
This genomic window from Ahaetulla prasina isolate Xishuangbanna chromosome 2, ASM2864084v1, whole genome shotgun sequence contains:
- the LOC131190869 gene encoding major histocompatibility complex class I-related gene protein-like isoform X1; this translates as MLKLQTVTGKDGNRSALTALTENCNSADSLPRQIQQPSKGSLYYSYLKVSESSQGLPQFLSVIHLNDIPIARYDFLNKKTVPLVPWMKEEEMKVKIPERMFRGDLEWLSARNNQNGGLHTWQVIVGCELKEDGSKRGFLHYGYDGMDIISFDKETLRWVVSQSQAQKVKEDWEKAPRWSQKIKDFLEKICIEWLQTNMSYQKEALKKTEPPVGKLTRKVVDDSLEVLTCQAFGFYPKEILATWMKNRKVCEYGTLHRNVAPNSDGTYYVWLSIEINPKERDRFRCHLEHEGLQEPLVLAWEEKTDTVLYGGVAAVIIFILGAPFLCQILCGLIYRKKLHQAVKTHLDDLPLEKISSSSTYGTEDEIQSAAMLPSKTTPEGCCGQKTELREGEKTPLRASPDASSDNVEEPTLETSEGSLEEHLEDAEATKPGIEGLEFLQRNKRMSTWLERKGGRERETQLQLEDSHTDPARSPGWRRIAAAANPEG
- the LOC131190869 gene encoding major histocompatibility complex class I-related gene protein-like isoform X2, giving the protein MPLHRGLLLLLGGVLGFLVPGDFCGSLYYSYLKVSESSQGLPQFLSVIHLNDIPIARYDFLNKKTVPLVPWMKEEEMKVKIPERMFRGDLEWLSARNNQNGGLHTWQVIVGCELKEDGSKRGFLHYGYDGMDIISFDKETLRWVVSQSQAQKVKEDWEKAPRWSQKIKDFLEKICIEWLQTNMSYQKEALKKTEPPVGKLTRKVVDDSLEVLTCQAFGFYPKEILATWMKNRKVCEYGTLHRNVAPNSDGTYYVWLSIEINPKERDRFRCHLEHEGLQEPLVLAWEEKTDTVLYGGVAAVIIFILGAPFLCQILCGLIYRKKLHQAVKTHLDDLPLEKISSSSTYGTEDEIQSAAMLPSKTTPEGCCGQKTELREGEKTPLRASPDASSDNVEEPTLETSEGSLEEHLEDAEATKPGIEGLEFLQRNKRMSTWLERKGGRERETQLQLEDSHTDPARSPGWRRIAAAANPEG